The stretch of DNA AGGTTCGGCCGGCCGCCTCACGATGCCGGCGCATCGATGTGGTCTCGGGCAGGCCGATCGGGCTTCGACCCGAGGCCGCCGGGCGCAGCCGACGGTCCCCGGCCGAAAAATGCTTTTGCCCGATCGCCGATCGGCGAGAATGAATTTTTAAAAACCAGAGAAATTGAACGGAATGCTTCGTTTGACGAAGCGGCATCCGTCGGCAAGTATTCCATGGCGCGATCAAGTCGAAGCCACTGATCGGCAATCATCGACGTTGTCTTCATCACCCCGGCGAGCCGGCGATCCCGCTCGCGCGAGAGCCGGATCCTGTCCCCTGCGCGCCGGGGCGGGGAATGCACCCGCCCACCGTCAATCCCGTCCACAGATTGCGGAGCCATGCCCATGAACATCGCCGTCAATCCGAGCCACATCGCCGACCTCGCATCGCAGGGCGCGCCCGGACCCGCCCGCCCGGCCGAGCCGGCCCACGTGATCCGCGACGACGCGGAGGCGATCCGGGTGGCCCACGCCCTCGCCGCCCGGTTCCGGGACGGCGCCTCGGAGCGCGATCGGACCGGCGCCCGCCCGCTGGCGGAGCTCGATGCCTTCTCGCAGAGCGGGCTGTGGTCGATCAACGTGCCGCGCTCACACGGCGGGCCGGAGGTGTCGTACCGGACGCTCGCCCAGGTCGTCGCCATCGTGGCGGCGGCCGATCCGTCGATCGCGCAGATCGCCCAGAACCATCTCGGCATCGTCGCGGCGATCCGCACCGTGTCCGATCCGGAGCAGCAGGCGGACCTCTTCGCCGCGGTGCTCGCCGGCACCCGCTTCGGCAACGCCTTCTCGGAGAAGGGCACGAAGCGCGCCGCCGAGTTCGAGACCCGCTTCACCGATCACGGCGACCACGTCGTCGTGCGGGGCCGAAAATTCTACGCGACGGGGGCGCTGCTGGCCCATCTCGTGCCGATCGTCGCGGTCGATGACGAGGGCCGGCCCTGGTACGCCATCGCCGACCGCGACGCGCCGGGGCTGACGGTGATCGACGACTGGTCGAGCTTCGGCCAGCGCGGCACCGCCAGCGGCACCGTGATCATCGACGACGTGCGGGTCGAGAAGAGCCGCCTGGTGCCGGCCTGGCGCGGCTACACCGCGCCGCGGGTCGACGGGGCGATCTTCCAGATCATCCAGGCGGCGATCGATGCCGGAATCGGTCGCGCCGCCCTCGACGACACCATCGCCTTCGTGCGCGAGAAGGCGCGGCCCTGGATCGACAGCGGCCAGGAGCGGGCCTCCGACGATCCCTACACGATCCGCGCGGTCGGGGACCTGACGATCCGCCAGCACGCGGCGGAAGCCCTGCTCGACCGGGCAGGCCTCGCCATCGACGCGGCGGTCGCCGACCCGACGCCCGAGACCGTGGCGGCGGCCCAGCTCGCGGTGGCCGAATCGAAGGTGCTCACCACCGAGGTCGCGCTCGCCGCCTCCAACACCCTGTTCGAATTGTCCGGCACCCGCTCGACCTTGGCCGAGCACAACCTCGACCGGCACTGGCGCAACGCCCGCACCCATACCCTGCACGACCCGGTGCGCTGGAAGGTGGCGATCGTCGGCAACCACGCGCTCAACGGGGTCAACCCGCCCTTCCACGCCTGGAGCTGACGACTGGACCGGGCGCTCTCGCGAGGCGCCCGGCTCTACAGCATCTTGATCGTGTCCCGCCGGCTCTGGGCCCGGGCCTGGAGGCGCCGGCGGCGGGCGGCGATCACCGTGCCGTTGATCTCGCCGCCGAACAGGAACATCGCGGCGAGCCAGTAGACGAAGACCAGGAACACCATCGCGGTGGCCAGACCCCCGTAGGTCGAGACGTAGGCGCTCGAGAACCGGTCGAGATACATGCCGAAGCCGAGGCCGGCGAGCACCCACAGGCACAGGGTCACGGCGATGCCGGGCAGCACCAGGGTGACGGGCCGGCGCCCGGCGGCGATGAACTTGTGGGCGATCACCAGCACGCTCGCGACGAGCAGCACCGTCACGCCGATCCGGCCGACCGCGACGGTGAGGCCGAGCGGCTCCAGCCCCGGCGCCACCAGCAGGAGCCCGCGCCAGACCAGCGGCCCCAGCACCACCAGGAAGGTGAAGGCCAGCATCGCGAAGGCGGCGCAGATCACGTAGCCGATCGATTCCAGCCGCGTGAGCCACCACGGCCGCATCTCGCGCAACCCGTAGGCCCGGTTGAGCCCGACCCGCAGGCTCTCGACCCCGCTCGACGAGAAGTAGAGCGCCAGCACCGCGCCGAGGGTGAGGAGGCCGCCGCGCTGCTCGGTCAGCACCCGGTGGACCTCGTTGGCGATCGGGCCCGCCACCTCGCTCGGCCAGATCTCGAACAGGAGGTTGCCGGCCTCGTCGGCGAGCGACTTGGTGCCGAACACGCCGGCGAGCGCCGTGAGCAGGATCAGGAACGGGAACAGCGAGGTCAGGAGCGAGAGCGCGATGTGGCTGGCGATCGCCCAGCCGTCATGGGCGACGAAGCGCTGGGCCGCGATGGCGGCGATCTCCAGGGCGGTGCGGGGACGGATCACGGCGCGCGGGCTCTCGGGGTGGTCGTTCCGGAGAAATCGTCGTCTCAGGTAGAGCGCGGGCGCCGGTCCTGGGAAGGCGGGCGGGCAGAAATCGGGCGTGC from Methylobacterium aquaticum encodes:
- a CDS encoding SfnB family sulfur acquisition oxidoreductase — translated: MNIAVNPSHIADLASQGAPGPARPAEPAHVIRDDAEAIRVAHALAARFRDGASERDRTGARPLAELDAFSQSGLWSINVPRSHGGPEVSYRTLAQVVAIVAAADPSIAQIAQNHLGIVAAIRTVSDPEQQADLFAAVLAGTRFGNAFSEKGTKRAAEFETRFTDHGDHVVVRGRKFYATGALLAHLVPIVAVDDEGRPWYAIADRDAPGLTVIDDWSSFGQRGTASGTVIIDDVRVEKSRLVPAWRGYTAPRVDGAIFQIIQAAIDAGIGRAALDDTIAFVREKARPWIDSGQERASDDPYTIRAVGDLTIRQHAAEALLDRAGLAIDAAVADPTPETVAAAQLAVAESKVLTTEVALAASNTLFELSGTRSTLAEHNLDRHWRNARTHTLHDPVRWKVAIVGNHALNGVNPPFHAWS
- a CDS encoding YihY/virulence factor BrkB family protein encodes the protein MRPRTALEIAAIAAQRFVAHDGWAIASHIALSLLTSLFPFLILLTALAGVFGTKSLADEAGNLLFEIWPSEVAGPIANEVHRVLTEQRGGLLTLGAVLALYFSSSGVESLRVGLNRAYGLREMRPWWLTRLESIGYVICAAFAMLAFTFLVVLGPLVWRGLLLVAPGLEPLGLTVAVGRIGVTVLLVASVLVIAHKFIAAGRRPVTLVLPGIAVTLCLWVLAGLGFGMYLDRFSSAYVSTYGGLATAMVFLVFVYWLAAMFLFGGEINGTVIAARRRRLQARAQSRRDTIKML